Proteins from a single region of Pseudomonas fulva:
- the sdhC gene encoding succinate dehydrogenase, cytochrome b556 subunit: MNSQRPVNLDLRTIKLPVTAYTSILHRISGVILFLGIAVLLFGLDKSLSSEEGFAQVKECLTSPLAKFVIWGLLSALLYHLVAGVRHLIMDAGVGETLEGGKLGSKIVLVVSAILIVLLGVWIW; this comes from the coding sequence GTGAATAGCCAACGACCTGTAAACTTAGACCTTCGGACGATAAAACTCCCAGTCACTGCTTACACGTCCATTCTTCACCGTATATCTGGCGTGATCCTTTTCCTCGGCATTGCCGTGCTGCTGTTCGGGCTCGACAAGTCGCTGTCTTCGGAAGAGGGCTTCGCGCAGGTGAAAGAATGCTTGACCAGCCCGCTGGCCAAGTTCGTGATCTGGGGACTGTTGTCCGCTCTGCTGTACCACCTGGTGGCCGGTGTGCGCCACCTGATCATGGATGCTGGAGTCGGTGAGACGCTGGAAGGCGGCAAGCTGGGTTCCAAAATCGTTCTCGTCGTATCGGCGATCCTGATCGTGCTGCTGGGGGTATGGATATGGTAA
- the sdhD gene encoding succinate dehydrogenase, hydrophobic membrane anchor protein, giving the protein MVTNVTNFSRSGLYDWMAQRVSAVVLAAYVLFLLGYIVLNPGMGYAEWHGLFSNNAMRIFSLLTLVALGVHAWVGMWTISTDYLTPTALGKWATVVRFLFQATCGIAMFVFFVWGVQILWGF; this is encoded by the coding sequence ATGGTAACTAACGTCACGAATTTTTCGCGTTCGGGTCTCTACGACTGGATGGCTCAGCGCGTTTCTGCGGTCGTGCTCGCGGCTTATGTCCTGTTTCTGCTGGGCTACATCGTCCTGAATCCAGGCATGGGCTACGCCGAATGGCATGGTCTGTTCTCCAATAATGCAATGCGCATCTTCAGCCTGTTGACCCTCGTTGCACTCGGCGTTCACGCCTGGGTCGGCATGTGGACCATCTCCACCGACTACCTGACGCCGACCGCGCTGGGCAAGTGGGCAACCGTTGTGCGTTTTCTGTTCCAGGCCACGTGTGGCATCGCCATGTTCGTGTTCTTCGTCTGGGGCGTGCAGATTCTTTGGGGTTTCTGA
- a CDS encoding succinate dehydrogenase iron-sulfur subunit: MSLGKSLKVSVYRYNPEADKAPFMQDFDITIDGKDLMVLDILALIKEQDEGFSYRRSCREGVCGSDGMNISGKNGLACITPISSVVKGNKLVIRPLPGLPVIRDLVVDMSIFYKQYEKVQPFLQNDTPAPAIERLQSPEEREKLDGLYECILCACCSTSCPSFWWNPDKFLGPAALLQAYRFLADSRDTKTAERLASLDDPFSVFRCRGIMNCVNVCPKGLNPTKAIGHVRNMLLQSGT, encoded by the coding sequence ATGTCTCTTGGCAAAAGCTTGAAAGTCAGCGTTTATCGCTACAACCCGGAAGCGGACAAAGCGCCGTTCATGCAGGACTTCGACATCACCATCGATGGCAAGGACCTGATGGTGCTGGACATCCTGGCCCTGATCAAGGAGCAGGACGAAGGTTTCTCCTATCGTCGCTCCTGCCGTGAAGGCGTATGCGGTTCCGACGGCATGAACATCAGCGGCAAGAACGGCCTGGCCTGCATCACGCCGATCTCCAGCGTGGTCAAGGGCAACAAGCTGGTGATCCGTCCGCTGCCCGGCCTGCCGGTCATTCGTGACCTGGTGGTCGACATGAGCATCTTCTACAAGCAGTACGAGAAGGTGCAGCCGTTCCTGCAGAACGACACCCCGGCGCCGGCCATCGAGCGCCTGCAGTCGCCGGAAGAGCGCGAGAAGCTCGACGGCCTGTACGAGTGCATCCTGTGCGCCTGCTGCTCGACCAGCTGCCCGTCGTTCTGGTGGAACCCCGACAAGTTCCTGGGCCCGGCTGCTCTGCTGCAGGCCTACCGGTTCCTGGCCGACAGCCGTGATACCAAGACCGCGGAACGATTGGCATCGCTCGATGATCCATTCAGTGTGTTCCGCTGCCGCGGGATCATGAACTGCGTGAACGTGTGCCCCAAGGGTCTGAACCCCACCAAGGCCATCGGTCACGTACGCAACATGTTGCTGCAAAGCGGTACCTGA
- the gltA gene encoding citrate synthase, which yields MADKKAQLIIEGAAPVELPVLSGTVGPDVIDVRSLTATGNFTFDPGFMSTASCESKITYIDGDKGVLLHRGYPIEQLAEKADYLETCYLLLNGELPNEEQKAQFVSTIKNHTMVHEQLKTFFNGFRRDAHPMAIMCGVVGALSAFYHDSLDIKNPQHRDISAMRLVAKMPTIAAMVYKYSKGEPMMYPRNDLNYAENFLHMMFNTPCETKPISPVLAKAMDRIFILHADHEQNASTSTVRLAGSSGANPFACIAAGIAALWGPAHGGANEAVLAMLDEIGDVSNIDKFIAKAKDKDDPFKLMGFGHRVYKNFDPRAQVMKQTCDEVLAELGINDPQLELAMKLDEIARNDPYFKERNLYPNVDFYSGIILKAIGIPTSMFTVIFALARTVGWISHWKEMLSGPYKIGRPRQLYTGPTQRDIKK from the coding sequence ATGGCTGACAAAAAAGCGCAGTTGATCATCGAGGGCGCAGCCCCCGTAGAGCTGCCCGTTTTATCCGGCACCGTTGGCCCAGATGTCATCGACGTGCGGAGCCTGACTGCCACGGGCAACTTCACCTTCGACCCCGGTTTCATGTCGACCGCCTCATGCGAGTCGAAGATCACCTACATTGATGGTGACAAGGGCGTACTGCTGCACCGCGGCTACCCCATCGAGCAACTGGCCGAGAAAGCCGACTACCTGGAGACCTGCTACCTGCTGCTCAACGGCGAACTGCCGAACGAAGAGCAGAAGGCCCAGTTCGTCAGCACCATCAAGAACCACACCATGGTTCACGAACAGCTGAAGACCTTCTTCAACGGCTTCCGTCGTGACGCCCACCCGATGGCCATCATGTGTGGCGTGGTCGGCGCCCTCTCCGCCTTCTACCACGACTCCCTGGACATCAAGAACCCGCAGCACCGCGACATTTCCGCGATGCGCCTGGTCGCCAAGATGCCGACCATCGCCGCCATGGTGTACAAGTACTCCAAGGGCGAGCCGATGATGTACCCGCGTAACGACCTGAACTACGCGGAAAACTTCCTGCACATGATGTTCAACACCCCGTGCGAGACCAAGCCGATCAGCCCCGTGCTGGCCAAGGCCATGGACCGCATCTTCATCCTGCACGCCGACCACGAGCAGAACGCTTCGACCTCCACCGTGCGCCTGGCCGGCTCTTCGGGTGCCAACCCGTTCGCCTGTATCGCTGCCGGTATCGCCGCGCTCTGGGGCCCGGCCCACGGCGGTGCCAACGAAGCCGTACTGGCCATGCTGGACGAAATCGGTGACGTGTCGAACATCGACAAGTTCATCGCCAAGGCCAAGGACAAGGACGACCCGTTCAAGCTCATGGGCTTCGGTCACCGCGTCTACAAGAACTTCGACCCCCGCGCCCAGGTCATGAAGCAGACCTGCGACGAAGTATTGGCCGAGCTGGGCATCAACGACCCGCAGCTGGAACTGGCGATGAAGCTCGACGAGATCGCCCGTAACGATCCGTACTTCAAGGAGCGCAACCTGTACCCGAACGTCGACTTCTACTCGGGGATCATCCTCAAGGCGATCGGCATTCCGACCAGCATGTTCACCGTGATCTTCGCCCTGGCGCGCACCGTCGGCTGGATCTCGCACTGGAAAGAAATGCTCTCCGGCCCGTACAAGATCGGCCGTCCGCGCCAGCTGTACACCGGCCCGACGCAGCGCGACATCAAGAAGTAA
- the odhB gene encoding 2-oxoglutarate dehydrogenase complex dihydrolipoyllysine-residue succinyltransferase, whose translation MAIEIKAPTFPESVADGTVATWHKKPGEAVKRDELIVDIETDKVVIEVLAEADGVVAEIIKNEGDTVLSNEVLGKLTEGGAAAAAPAAAPAQAAAAPAQAAAAPAAGDDQILSPAARKLAEENGIDPNSLSGSGKGGRVTKEDVVAAVEAKKNAPAAKPAAAATAAPVVSGAGDRTEKRVPMTRVRATVARRLVEAQSNMAMLTTFNEVDMSEIMALRSKYKDQFEKAHNGTRLGFMSFFVKAATEALKRLPAVNASIDGNDIVYHGYQDIGVAVSSDRGLVVPVLRNAELMGLADIEAGIAAYGKKARDGKLSIEEMTGGTFTITNGGTFGSMMSTPIVNPPQAAILGMHNIIQRPVAVNGQVVIRPMMYLALSYDHRLIDGKEAVTFLVTIKNLLEDPARLLLDI comes from the coding sequence ATGGCTATCGAGATCAAAGCCCCTACATTCCCGGAATCGGTCGCCGACGGCACCGTGGCCACCTGGCACAAGAAGCCGGGCGAAGCGGTCAAGCGCGATGAGCTGATCGTCGACATCGAAACCGACAAGGTGGTGATCGAAGTACTGGCCGAGGCCGACGGTGTAGTCGCCGAAATCATCAAGAACGAAGGCGATACCGTCCTCTCCAACGAAGTACTGGGCAAGCTGACCGAGGGTGGCGCTGCCGCCGCCGCACCGGCTGCTGCGCCTGCGCAAGCCGCTGCCGCGCCGGCTCAGGCCGCCGCTGCACCTGCCGCTGGCGACGACCAGATCCTCTCGCCGGCCGCTCGCAAGCTGGCCGAAGAGAACGGTATCGACCCGAACAGCCTCAGCGGTTCGGGCAAGGGCGGCCGGGTGACCAAGGAAGACGTGGTCGCCGCCGTCGAGGCCAAGAAGAACGCGCCGGCCGCCAAGCCGGCTGCCGCCGCCACTGCAGCGCCGGTGGTCAGTGGTGCTGGCGACCGCACCGAGAAGCGCGTGCCGATGACCCGCGTGCGCGCCACCGTTGCCCGTCGTCTGGTCGAAGCCCAATCGAACATGGCGATGCTGACCACCTTCAACGAAGTCGACATGTCCGAGATCATGGCGCTGCGTTCGAAGTACAAGGACCAGTTCGAGAAAGCCCACAACGGCACCCGCCTGGGCTTCATGTCGTTCTTCGTCAAGGCGGCTACCGAGGCGCTGAAGCGTCTGCCGGCGGTCAACGCCTCGATCGATGGCAACGACATCGTCTACCATGGCTACCAGGACATCGGCGTAGCCGTTTCCAGCGACCGTGGTCTGGTGGTTCCGGTTCTGCGTAACGCCGAACTCATGGGCCTGGCCGACATCGAAGCCGGCATCGCTGCCTACGGCAAGAAAGCCCGTGACGGCAAGCTGTCGATCGAGGAGATGACTGGCGGCACCTTCACCATCACCAACGGTGGTACCTTCGGTTCGATGATGTCGACGCCGATCGTCAACCCGCCGCAGGCTGCGATCCTGGGCATGCACAACATCATCCAGCGCCCGGTTGCCGTGAACGGCCAGGTAGTGATTCGCCCGATGATGTACCTGGCGCTGTCCTACGATCACCGCCTGATCGATGGTAAAGAAGCCGTGACCTTCCTGGTGACCATCAAGAACCTGCTGGAAGACCCAGCGCGTCTGCTGCTGGACATCTAA
- the sdhA gene encoding succinate dehydrogenase flavoprotein subunit → MTSIRTLSYDAIIVGGGGAGMRAALQLAQGGHKTAVVTKVFPTRSHTVSAQGGITCAIASNDPNDDWRWHMYDTVKGSDYIGDQDAIEYMCSVGPEAVFELEHMGLPFSRTEQGRIYQRPFGGQSKGPDNPTQAARTCAAADRTGHALLHTLYQANLKAGTSFLNEWYAVDLVKNQDGAIVGVIAICIETGETVYIRSKAVVLATGGAGRIYASTTNALINTGDGVGMALRAGVPVQDIEMWQFHPTGIAGAGVLVTEGCRGEGGYLINAHGERFMERYAPNAKDLAGRDVVARSMVKEVIAGNGCGPNKDHVLLKLDHLGEEVLHSRLPGICELSKTFAHVDPVVAPVPVIPTCHYMMGGVATNIHGQAITQDANGNDRIIEGLFAVGEVACVSVHGANRLGGNSLLDLVVFGRAAGLHLEKALKEGVEVRGASETDIELSLGRLAGVNERSSGEDVATLKRELQSCMQNYFGVFRTGEYMKKGIAQLSDLRERIAKVKINDKSQAFNTARIEALELQNLLEVAEATAIAADTRTESRGAHAREDFEDRDDTNWLCHSLYFPGEKRVAKRDVNFSPKTVPAFEPKVRTY, encoded by the coding sequence ATGACTAGCATTCGTACTCTTTCCTATGACGCCATCATCGTCGGTGGTGGCGGTGCCGGTATGCGCGCTGCGTTGCAGCTGGCGCAAGGCGGTCACAAGACAGCAGTGGTCACCAAGGTCTTCCCGACCCGTTCTCACACCGTTTCCGCCCAGGGCGGTATCACCTGTGCCATCGCCTCGAACGACCCGAACGATGACTGGCGCTGGCACATGTACGACACCGTCAAGGGTTCCGACTACATCGGTGACCAGGACGCGATCGAATACATGTGTTCCGTCGGCCCGGAAGCGGTGTTCGAACTCGAGCACATGGGGCTGCCGTTCTCCCGTACCGAGCAGGGCCGCATCTACCAGCGTCCGTTCGGTGGCCAGTCCAAGGGGCCGGACAACCCGACCCAGGCTGCCCGTACCTGCGCTGCTGCCGACCGTACCGGTCACGCCCTGCTGCACACCCTGTACCAGGCCAACCTGAAGGCCGGTACCTCGTTCCTCAACGAGTGGTATGCAGTCGATCTGGTCAAGAACCAGGACGGCGCCATCGTCGGCGTCATCGCCATCTGCATCGAAACCGGCGAAACCGTCTACATCCGTTCCAAGGCCGTGGTGCTGGCCACTGGCGGTGCCGGCCGTATCTACGCCTCCACCACCAACGCCCTGATCAACACCGGTGACGGCGTGGGCATGGCCCTGCGTGCCGGCGTGCCGGTGCAGGACATCGAGATGTGGCAGTTCCACCCGACCGGTATCGCCGGCGCCGGTGTACTGGTTACCGAAGGCTGCCGTGGTGAGGGTGGTTACCTGATCAACGCCCATGGCGAGCGCTTCATGGAACGTTATGCGCCCAACGCCAAGGACCTCGCCGGCCGTGACGTGGTGGCCCGTTCCATGGTCAAGGAAGTGATCGCCGGCAACGGCTGTGGCCCGAACAAGGACCACGTACTGCTCAAGCTCGATCACCTCGGTGAGGAAGTGCTGCACAGCCGCCTGCCAGGCATCTGCGAACTGTCCAAGACCTTCGCACACGTCGACCCGGTGGTTGCACCCGTTCCGGTCATCCCGACCTGCCACTACATGATGGGCGGCGTTGCCACCAACATCCATGGTCAGGCCATCACCCAGGACGCCAACGGCAACGACAGGATCATCGAAGGTCTGTTCGCGGTGGGCGAAGTGGCGTGCGTGTCGGTGCACGGTGCCAACCGTCTGGGCGGCAACTCGCTGCTCGACCTGGTGGTATTCGGCCGCGCCGCCGGCCTGCACCTGGAAAAAGCGCTGAAAGAAGGCGTGGAAGTCCGCGGTGCCAGCGAAACCGACATCGAGCTGTCGCTGGGCCGTCTGGCTGGCGTCAACGAGCGCAGCAGCGGTGAAGACGTCGCCACCCTCAAGCGCGAGCTGCAGTCGTGCATGCAGAACTACTTCGGCGTATTCCGTACCGGCGAATACATGAAGAAGGGCATCGCTCAGCTGTCCGACCTGCGCGAGCGCATCGCCAAGGTCAAGATCAACGACAAGAGCCAGGCCTTCAACACCGCGCGTATCGAAGCGCTGGAGCTGCAGAACCTGCTGGAAGTCGCCGAAGCCACTGCCATCGCAGCCGACACCCGTACCGAGTCCCGCGGCGCCCACGCCCGTGAAGACTTCGAGGACCGTGACGACACCAACTGGTTGTGCCACAGCCTGTACTTCCCAGGTGAGAAACGTGTCGCCAAGCGCGATGTCAACTTCTCGCCGAAGACCGTACCGGCGTTTGAACCCAAAGTTCGTACTTATTAA
- a CDS encoding 2-oxoglutarate dehydrogenase E1 component, giving the protein MQESVMQRMWDSAHLSGGNAAYVEELYELYLHDPNAVPEEWRTYFDKLPSEGSTANDVSHSTIRDHFVLLAKNQRRAQPASAGTVSSEHEKKQVEVLRLIQAFRMRGHQAAQLDPLGLWQRPVPADLSISHYSLTDADLDTTFRTGGLAIGKEEATLREIRDALHQTYCRTIGSEFTHIVDSDQRSWFQQRLESVRGRPQVSAEVQSHLLERLTAAEGLEKYLGTKYPGTKRFGLEGGESLIPLLDEIIQRSGSYGTKEIVIGMAHRGRLNVLVNTFGKNPRDLFDEFEGKKVEGLSSGDVKYHQGFSSNVMTQGGEVHLALAFNPSHLEIVSPVVEGSVRARQDRRNDAVGDKVLPISIHGDAAFAGQGVVMETFQMSQTRAYKTGGTIHIVINNQVGFTTNRADDARSTEYATDVAKMIQAPIFHVNGDDPEAVLFVTQLAVDYRMQYKRDVVIDLVCYRRRGHNEADEPSGTQPLMYQQIAKQRTTRELYADALSQSGSLDVDAIQAKVDDYRTALDNGQHVVKSLVKEPNKELFVDWRPYLGHAWTARHDTRFDLKTLQELSNKLLETPDGFVVQRQVTKIYEDRAKMGAGGLPLNWGYAETMAYATLLVEGHPIRITGQDVGRGTFSHRHAQLHNQKDGTSYLPLQHLYEGQPRFDLYDSFLSEEAVLAFEYGYATTTPNALVIWEAQFGDFANGAQVVFDQFISSGETKWGRLCGLTMLLPHGYEGQGPEHSSARLERYLQLCAEHNIQVAVPTTPAQIYHLLRRQVIRPLRKPLVVLTPKSLLRHKLAVSTLEDLAEGSFQTVIPEIDAIDPKKVERLVLCSGKVYYDLLEKRRAEGREDIAIVRIEQLYPFPEDDLAEILAPYKNLKHIVWCQEEPMNQGAWYCSQHHMRRAAAAHKKSLVLEYAGRDASAAPACGYASMHAEQQEKLLQDAFTV; this is encoded by the coding sequence ATGCAAGAAAGCGTGATGCAGCGCATGTGGGACAGTGCCCACCTATCCGGTGGTAACGCTGCCTACGTGGAGGAGCTCTATGAGCTCTACCTGCACGATCCCAACGCCGTGCCGGAAGAGTGGCGCACTTATTTCGATAAGTTGCCGTCCGAAGGCAGCACCGCCAATGACGTATCGCACTCGACGATTCGTGATCATTTCGTGTTGCTGGCCAAGAACCAGCGTCGCGCGCAGCCGGCTTCTGCCGGGACCGTGAGCAGCGAACACGAGAAGAAGCAGGTCGAAGTGTTGCGGTTGATTCAGGCATTCCGCATGCGTGGCCACCAGGCGGCTCAGCTCGATCCGCTTGGGCTGTGGCAGCGCCCTGTTCCTGCTGATCTGTCGATCAGCCATTACAGCCTTACCGACGCGGATCTGGATACCACCTTCCGCACGGGTGGTCTGGCAATCGGCAAAGAAGAAGCCACTTTGCGGGAAATCCGCGACGCTTTGCATCAGACATATTGTCGCACCATCGGCTCCGAGTTCACCCACATCGTCGATTCCGATCAGCGCAGCTGGTTCCAGCAGCGCCTGGAAAGCGTACGCGGCCGCCCGCAGGTTTCCGCCGAGGTGCAGAGCCATCTGCTCGAGCGTCTGACCGCCGCCGAAGGCCTGGAAAAGTACCTGGGCACCAAGTACCCGGGCACCAAGCGCTTTGGTCTGGAAGGTGGCGAGAGCCTGATTCCGCTGCTCGATGAAATCATCCAGCGCAGCGGTTCCTACGGCACCAAGGAAATCGTCATCGGCATGGCCCACCGTGGCCGTCTGAACGTGCTGGTCAACACCTTCGGCAAGAACCCGCGCGACCTGTTCGACGAGTTCGAGGGCAAGAAGGTCGAGGGCCTGAGCTCCGGTGACGTGAAATACCACCAGGGTTTCTCGTCCAACGTGATGACCCAGGGCGGTGAGGTTCACCTGGCGCTGGCGTTCAACCCGTCTCACCTGGAAATCGTCTCTCCGGTGGTCGAGGGCTCGGTACGGGCGCGTCAGGATCGTCGTAACGACGCCGTGGGCGACAAGGTACTGCCGATCTCCATCCACGGTGACGCGGCGTTCGCCGGTCAGGGCGTGGTCATGGAAACCTTCCAGATGTCGCAGACCCGTGCCTACAAGACGGGTGGCACCATCCACATCGTGATCAACAACCAGGTCGGCTTCACCACCAACCGGGCCGACGACGCGCGCTCCACCGAGTACGCCACCGACGTTGCCAAGATGATCCAGGCGCCGATCTTCCACGTGAATGGCGATGATCCGGAAGCCGTGCTGTTCGTCACCCAATTGGCCGTCGATTACCGCATGCAGTACAAACGTGACGTGGTCATCGACCTGGTCTGCTACCGTCGCCGTGGCCACAACGAGGCCGACGAGCCGAGCGGCACCCAGCCGCTGATGTACCAGCAGATCGCCAAGCAGCGCACCACCCGTGAGCTGTATGCCGATGCGCTGAGCCAGTCCGGCAGCCTCGATGTCGATGCCATCCAGGCCAAGGTGGACGATTACCGTACCGCCCTGGACAACGGTCAGCACGTGGTCAAGAGCCTGGTCAAGGAGCCGAACAAGGAGCTGTTCGTCGATTGGCGTCCGTACCTGGGCCATGCCTGGACCGCGCGTCATGACACGCGTTTCGATCTCAAGACCCTGCAGGAGCTGTCCAACAAGCTGCTGGAGACGCCGGACGGTTTCGTGGTTCAGCGTCAGGTCACCAAGATCTACGAAGACCGCGCCAAGATGGGCGCCGGCGGCCTGCCGCTGAACTGGGGCTACGCCGAAACCATGGCCTACGCGACCCTGCTGGTCGAAGGTCACCCGATCCGTATCACCGGTCAGGACGTTGGTCGCGGCACCTTCTCGCACCGCCATGCGCAGTTGCACAACCAGAAGGACGGCACTTCCTACCTGCCGCTGCAACACCTGTACGAAGGTCAGCCGCGCTTCGACCTGTACGACTCCTTCCTCTCGGAAGAAGCCGTGTTGGCCTTCGAATACGGTTACGCCACCACCACGCCGAACGCGCTGGTGATCTGGGAAGCCCAGTTCGGCGACTTCGCCAACGGTGCCCAGGTGGTGTTCGACCAGTTCATTTCCAGTGGCGAAACCAAGTGGGGCCGTCTGTGCGGCCTGACCATGCTGTTGCCGCACGGTTATGAAGGGCAGGGCCCGGAGCACTCCTCGGCGCGTCTGGAGCGTTACCTGCAGCTGTGCGCAGAGCACAACATCCAGGTGGCGGTACCGACCACGCCGGCGCAGATCTACCACCTGCTGCGTCGCCAGGTCATTCGCCCGCTGCGCAAGCCGCTGGTCGTGCTGACACCGAAGTCGCTGCTGCGCCACAAGCTGGCCGTGTCGACCCTGGAAGATCTCGCCGAAGGCTCGTTCCAGACCGTTATTCCGGAAATCGACGCGATCGATCCGAAGAAGGTCGAGCGCCTGGTGCTGTGCAGCGGCAAGGTCTATTACGACCTGCTGGAAAAACGCCGTGCCGAAGGCCGCGAAGACATCGCCATCGTGCGGATCGAGCAGCTGTATCCGTTCCCTGAAGACGACCTGGCCGAGATTCTTGCGCCGTACAAGAACCTCAAGCACATCGTCTGGTGTCAGGAAGAGCCGATGAACCAGGGCGCCTGGTATTGCAGCCAGCACCACATGCGTCGTGCCGCTGCGGCGCACAAGAAGTCGCTGGTGCTCGAGTATGCCGGGCGTGATGCGTCGGCCGCCCCGGCCTGCGGTTACGCGTCCATGCACGCCGAGCAGCAGGAAAAACTGCTGCAGGATGCCTTCACCGTTTAA